The window CTCCACGATCTCGCCCTGGTGCAACGCCACTTCCCCGAGTGCCTGCTGCTCGCGCGCGAATGCATCGGCTTCGGCCCGACCGCAGAGATCCTCACCCCCGAGCGCCTCGCCACCGCACGCCGCCTCGCCGGCGAGTTCGACGCCACCGCGCCGGTGTGCCATCGCCCCGAAGCGGAGGCGGCATGATCGCCGACGGTCTGCTCGGCCCCTTCGCCGACTTCGAGTTCATGCGCCGGGCGCTCGCCGGCTGCCTCGCCCTCGCGCTCGGCGCGACGCCGGTCGGCGTGTTCCTGCTGCTGCGGCGCATGAGCCTGATGGGCGACGCGATGGCCCACGCGATCCTGCCCGGCGCCGCGCTCGGCTACCTCGCCTTCGGCCTGTCGCTCGGTGCGATGACGGTCGGGGGGATCGTCGCCGGGCTCGTCGTCGCGCTCGCCGCCGGCCTCGTCGCGCGCTCCTCCATCCTCAAGGAAGACGCCAGCCTCGCCGCGTTCTACCTGCTCTCGATCGCCACCGGCGTGATGATCGTGTCGCTGCGCGGGCGCAACCTCGACCTGCTGCATGTGCTGTTCGGCTCCGTGCTCGCGCTCGACGACGCGTCGCTGCTGCTCATCAGCGCGATCACGACCGTGACGCTCGTCGCCCTCGCGCTGCTGTACCGCCCGCTCGTGCTCGAATGCTTCGACGCCGCCTTCCTGCGCGGCGTCAGCGCCGCCAGCCCGATCGCGCACTACGGCTTTCTCGTGCTCGTGGTGCTCAACCTCGTCGCCGGCTTCCACGCACTCGGCACACTGATGGCGGTCGGCATCATGATCCTGCCGTCGGCCGCCGCGCGCCTATGGGTGAAACGCCTGCCGGCCATGCTCGGCCTCGCCGTCGTCATCGCCTTCGTCAGCGGCGTCGGCGGACTGCTGGCTTCCTTCTACGCCGACGTGCCGGCGGGACCGGCGATCATCCTCGTGACCGGCATCGTCTACGTGCTGTCGCTGATCCTCGCCCCGGGCGGCATGATCGGCGCACGGCTCGACCGCCGCCCCCACCTCGAATCCTGACCCACTGCCAGACCGCATGCGCCAGATCCTGCTCCGTTTCGTCGTCGCCCTCGCCGCGCTCTTCGGCCTCGCCGCGCCGCTCCACGCGGCGGCGCCCCTCGAAGTGGTCACGAGCTTCAGCATCCTTGGCGACTTCATCCGCCAGGTCGGCGGTGACCGGGTCAGGGTGACGGCACTCGTCGCCGCCGACCAGGACGCACACAACTTCCAGCCGCGCCCCTCCGACGCGCGCCGCATCGGCACCGCCCAGCTCGTCGTCGCCAGCGGCCTCGGTTTCGATCCGTGGCTCGACCGGCTCGCCCAAACCGCGGGCTACAAGGGTCGGATCCTCGTCGCCAGCCAGGGCATCGAACCGATCGCCGGCACCGACGAACACGACGACGCCCACGGCTACGACAGGGGGCCCCATCGCAATGCCGTCGATCCGCACGCATGGCAGGACGCCGCGAATGCGCAGCGCTACGTCGCGAACATCGCCGACGCGC is drawn from Azoarcus sp. DN11 and contains these coding sequences:
- a CDS encoding metal ABC transporter permease — encoded protein: MIADGLLGPFADFEFMRRALAGCLALALGATPVGVFLLLRRMSLMGDAMAHAILPGAALGYLAFGLSLGAMTVGGIVAGLVVALAAGLVARSSILKEDASLAAFYLLSIATGVMIVSLRGRNLDLLHVLFGSVLALDDASLLLISAITTVTLVALALLYRPLVLECFDAAFLRGVSAASPIAHYGFLVLVVLNLVAGFHALGTLMAVGIMILPSAAARLWVKRLPAMLGLAVVIAFVSGVGGLLASFYADVPAGPAIILVTGIVYVLSLILAPGGMIGARLDRRPHLES
- a CDS encoding metal ABC transporter substrate-binding protein; the encoded protein is MRQILLRFVVALAALFGLAAPLHAAAPLEVVTSFSILGDFIRQVGGDRVRVTALVAADQDAHNFQPRPSDARRIGTAQLVVASGLGFDPWLDRLAQTAGYKGRILVASQGIEPIAGTDEHDDAHGYDRGPHRNAVDPHAWQDAANAQRYVANIADALAQADPANARAYRDSAARYTTELKALDAEIRSALAAIPVERRKVVSAHDAFGYFAHAYGVRFLAPAGISNQSEPSAAGVAQLIRQLRRENVPAVFVESISDPRLIERIRKESGARLGGTLYSDALSAADGPAPTYVTMMRHNLRTLLDGMSAGSR